The proteins below are encoded in one region of Sulfuricurvum sp.:
- a CDS encoding ribonucleotide-diphosphate reductase subunit beta, whose amino-acid sequence MKRKQIYNPTSKEHVNDRQIFGGNPTGIFELNNIKYQWAYNLWEMMLNNTWFPKEVDMTRDAVDYKYLTEMEKTAYDKALSQLIFMDSLQTNNLMDNVNPYVTAPEINLILVRQSFEEALHSQSYAVMVDSISQNSEEIYDLWRRDMMLKTKNDSIAARYTELANDPSESAFVKACFANQILEGIYFYSGFTYIYTLARSGKMLGSAQMIRFIQRDEVTHLVLFQNIINTLRRERPDLFTETLIEEVYDMFRKAVALEVAWGQYITQGQILGLTNEIVEQYIQYLADNRLTAVGLKPLYNVSNPIKWVDDFSKFNDQKTNFFEGTVTNYSKGSLSFDDF is encoded by the coding sequence ATGAAGCGTAAACAAATTTACAATCCAACCTCCAAAGAACATGTAAACGATCGCCAGATTTTCGGCGGTAATCCGACCGGTATTTTCGAGTTAAACAACATCAAATACCAATGGGCATATAACCTCTGGGAAATGATGCTCAACAACACATGGTTCCCAAAAGAGGTCGATATGACACGCGATGCGGTCGACTACAAATACCTCACTGAGATGGAAAAAACCGCATACGACAAAGCACTCTCCCAGCTTATTTTCATGGACAGTCTCCAAACGAACAACCTGATGGATAACGTCAACCCGTATGTGACGGCACCGGAAATCAACCTCATCTTGGTACGCCAAAGTTTCGAAGAAGCGCTTCATTCTCAAAGTTACGCGGTCATGGTCGACTCTATCAGCCAAAACAGTGAAGAGATTTACGATCTCTGGCGACGTGATATGATGCTTAAAACCAAAAATGACTCGATTGCGGCACGTTATACCGAGCTTGCGAATGATCCAAGTGAAAGCGCTTTTGTCAAAGCCTGTTTTGCAAACCAAATTTTAGAGGGGATCTATTTTTACAGCGGATTTACCTATATCTACACCCTCGCGCGTTCAGGTAAAATGCTCGGAAGCGCACAGATGATCCGCTTTATCCAGCGTGATGAAGTGACCCACCTCGTTTTATTCCAAAACATCATCAACACCCTGCGCCGCGAACGCCCCGATCTTTTCACCGAAACACTCATCGAAGAGGTCTATGATATGTTCCGCAAAGCGGTCGCATTAGAAGTGGCATGGGGTCAGTACATTACCCAAGGACAAATTTTGGGTCTTACCAATGAAATCGTGGAACAATACATTCAGTATCTTGCCGACAACCGCCTCACCGCAGTCGGGCTAAAACCCCTCTACAATGTCTCCAATCCGATTAAATGGGTGGATGATTTCTCGAAATTCAATGATCAAAAAACGAATTTCTTTGAGGGAACCGTGACGAACTATTCCAAAGGAAGCCTCAGCTTTGACGACTTCTAA
- a CDS encoding carbon-nitrogen hydrolase family protein: MTTSKNRSIVSLCFETDEDFEKNLDRLITLIDQSPEDAIIVAPEVALSGFAYDRFDEAAAFTVAALEKLRKCVPNRLLIFTAITKEGNNFYNVAYMLHNDCILHRQAKAKLFALGAEHEHFTAGEEGAITPFVFEGITIGILICFELRFKTLWQRMEGCDIIALPAQWGKLRADHFTTLTNALALMNQCYVIASDAANEDTSAMSGIITPFGGEIRNSGAELLTSHFEERTVLSMRRYLNVGIE; the protein is encoded by the coding sequence TTGACGACTTCTAAAAACCGCTCCATCGTATCGCTTTGTTTTGAAACGGACGAGGATTTTGAAAAAAACCTCGACCGTCTCATCACACTGATCGACCAATCTCCCGAAGATGCCATTATCGTTGCCCCGGAAGTTGCTCTAAGCGGCTTTGCTTATGATCGATTTGACGAAGCTGCGGCATTTACCGTTGCAGCACTTGAAAAACTGCGTAAATGTGTACCGAATCGCCTTTTGATCTTCACCGCGATTACCAAAGAGGGCAATAACTTTTACAACGTCGCGTATATGCTTCACAACGATTGCATTCTTCACCGACAAGCCAAAGCGAAACTCTTTGCGTTGGGTGCGGAACATGAGCATTTTACTGCGGGAGAAGAGGGTGCGATAACCCCCTTTGTATTCGAGGGGATCACCATCGGTATCCTCATCTGTTTCGAACTGCGGTTTAAAACACTCTGGCAGCGTATGGAGGGGTGCGATATCATCGCACTCCCGGCTCAATGGGGGAAACTTCGAGCAGACCATTTCACCACTTTAACCAACGCACTTGCGCTCATGAATCAATGTTATGTTATCGCCTCTGATGCAGCCAATGAGGATACCAGTGCCATGAGCGGCATCATTACCCCCTTCGGCGGGGAGATCCGTAACAGCGGAGCCGAACTTTTAACCTCGCATTTTGAAGAGCGTACCGTCCTCTCAATGCGCCGATATCTCAATGTAGGAATCGAATGA